In a single window of the Mugil cephalus isolate CIBA_MC_2020 chromosome 6, CIBA_Mcephalus_1.1, whole genome shotgun sequence genome:
- the usp24 gene encoding ubiquitin carboxyl-terminal hydrolase 24 isoform X5, producing METEEEQHITTLLCMGFPDPDVIRKALRLAKNDINEAVALLTNESPGLGYGYEPMESGPAPGLGSGGDGENSGRTGTGGFDPPPAYHDVVDSERSNDENGNCSGGSMEFPTTNLYELESRVFTDHWSIPYKREESLGKCLIASTCLARHGLADADENCKRFMDRCMPEAFKKLLTSSAVHKWGTEIHEGIYNMLMLLVELVAERVKQDPVPVNLMGVLTMALNPDNEYHFKNRMKACQRNWAEVFGDEANMFAVSPSNTYQKEPHGWLVDLVNRFGELGGFTAIQTKLNTEEIEIACVSALVQPLGVCAEYLNSSLVQPMLDPVIHKMITYVQNLEEKDLKDKRLVSIPDLLSAIKLLCMRFQRELVAVVDDLRLDTLLRMLKTPHFSTKMNSLKEVTKLIEESTVAKTVKNAIDTDKLLDWLVENSVLSIALEGNIDQAQYCERIKGIIELLGSKLSLDELSKIWRIQAGQSSTVIENIHTIIAAAAVKFSFDQLTHLFVLIQKSWEIESDRVRQKLLSLIGRIGREARSETTTGKVLEVLWELAHLPTLPTSLVQQALEEHLGILSDAYAVKETVKRSYIIKCIEDIKKASQQSSPQTVWVVPALRQLHEITRSFIKQTYQKQDKSIIQDLKKNFEIVKLITGSLVCCHRLAVTAAGNSGLSGSTLVDGRYTYQEYLDSHLRFLAFFLQEASLYLVWNRAKELWECLVSGPDVCELDREMCFEWFTKGQHDLESDVQQQLFKEKILKLEPYEITMNGFNLFKTFFENVNLCDHRLKRQGTQLCVERLDLVGMDFIWRIAMETPDEEIANEAIQLIITYSYTNLNPKMKKDSVSLHKKFIADCYKRLEAASSALGGPTLTHAVTRATKMLTATAMPTVATSVQSPSRYRGGFGSTKLVIIERLLLLAERYVITIEDMYSVPRTILPHGASFNGHPVTLHITYESTKDTFTLETHSNETVGSIRWKIAEHLSCPVDNVQIFANDSVLTMNRDQKLLSQLGFSDEQTLTVKSSGTGTPSGSSESSASASSSSSSAVFNSAYALEQEKSLPGVVMALVCNVFEMLYQLANLDETRITLRVRKLLLLIPTDPEVQDALDNFVPKESSVWSHQKTLFTLGQGTGSRSPSMSSKQQHQPSAASILESLFRSSAPGMSTFRVLYNLEVLSSKLMPTSDDEMAKTSSKSFCENFLKAGGLSLVVNVMQRDSIPSEVDYETRQGVYSICLQLARFLLVGQSMPAALDDDVIRDGEALSSRPFRNAGRAGRQLSLCGTPEKSSYRQMSLSERSSIRVEEIIPAARVAIQTMEVGDFTSTVACFMRLTWAAAAGRLDLVGSPQPIRETHSSLLLQGVRTRVSSTGSNCSSSSEGETAPTALHAGICVRQQSVSIKDAIIAREALSLLVTCLQLRCQQLCSFYNLPAVSDFIIDVLLGSPSGEIRRVACDQLYTLSQSDTSAFPEVQKPNLFLLSVILTAQLPLWSPTSVMRGVNQRLLSQCTEYFDLRCQLLDDLTTSEMEVLKVSAATMLEDEISWLDNFEPSWSSEMETSEADNILLAGHLRLIKTLLSLCGSEKEHLGGNTQSPSLIQQLLDDFLFRASRIIINSSNPTPSPAPSHDFHPKCSTASSRLAAYEVLVMLADSSLSNLRLITKELLSMHHQSDPSICKEFDYLPPVESRSVSGFVGLKNGGATCYMNAVFQQLYMQPGLPEAFLSIEDDTDQPEESVFYQVQSLFGHLMESKLQYYVPENFWKIFKMWNKELYVREQQDAYEFFTSLVDQLDEHLKKMGREQIFKNTFQGIFSDQKICKDCPHRYEREETFMALNLGVTSCQSLEISLDQFVRGEVLEGSNAYYCEKCKEKRTTVKRTCIKSLPSVLCIHLMRFGFDWESGRSIKYDEQIRFPWVLNMEPYTVSGMARQDCSGEGGEGRGDGTSGGSPRKKVTISENYELVGVVVHSGQAHAGHYYSFIKDRRGSARGRWYKFNDNVVEEFDMNDETLEYECFGGEYRPKVYDQSNPYPDVRRRYWNAYMLFYQKISDQNSPVLPKKSRVSIMRQEAEDLTLSAPSSPDVSPQSSPRPPRANNDRLTLLTRLVRKGEKKGLFVEKMPASIYQMVRDENLKFMRNRDVYNSDYFNFTLSLASVNATKLKHPDYQPMAKESLQLAVHFLFHTYLHTKKKLRVDTEEWMATVEVLLSKSSEACQWMVQYLVGPEGREITRVCLLECSVREVRVVVASILERTLESALHFGDPGLDGLTDALLSLLDKDVPENVKNCAQYFSLFSNFTQRGCGPCQLLLKHSAYRRMLIFLLGANRQNNQNRRWSPAQAREFLHLHSTLALITLHSDLSPQQTQAPGGFKLHVSSIPSSTSLLPLHADILASLFTPEGQPYLLEVMFAMRELSGPLSLLIEMVTYCSYCNEPFSLGVLQLLKTQLETAPPHELKNIFQMLQELLIMEDPLQSQRLKYAFESEKGLLALMHQSNNVDSRRCYQCVKFLVTLAQKCPPAKDYFKDLSGHWSWAVQWLQKKMTEHYWTPQSNVSNETSTNKTFQRTISAQDTLAYATALLNEKEQSGSSNGSDGSPANENADRSLRQGSESPMMLGDSKSDLEDVDS from the exons ATGGAGACCGAAGAGGAGCAGCACATAACGACGCTCCTCTGCATGGGTTTCCCGGACCCCGACGTGATACGAAAAGCGCTCCGACTAGCAAAGAATGACATCAACGAGGCAGTGGCGCTTCTGACGAACGAGAGCCCCGGACTCGGGTATGGATACGAGCCGATGGAGAGTGGGCCTGCCCCCGGCTTGGGCTCGGGTGGAGACGGGGAAAACAGCGGGAGGACTGGGACGGGGGGCTTCGACCCTCCTCCGGCATACCACGATGTAGTGGATAGCGAG AGGAGCAATGATGAGAACGGGAACTGCTCTGGAGGCAGCATGGAGTTTCCCACCACCAACCTGTATGAGCTGGAGAGTCGTGTCTTCACTGACCACTGGTCTATACCTTACAAGAGAGAGGAGTCCCTGGGCAAATGTCTTATTGCCTCCACCTGCCTTGCCCGGCACG GTCTCGCTGACGCTGATGAGAACTGCAAGCGGTTTATGGACCGGTGCATGCCGGAGGCTTTTAAAAAG TTGCTGACCAGCAGTGCTGTACACAAGTGGGGCACAGAGATTCATGAGGGAATCTACAACATGCTCATGCTGCTGGTGGAGCTGGTGGCAGAGAGGGTGAAGCAGGACCCCGTACCTGTGAATCTGATGGGAGTCCTGACTATG GCTCTTAACCCAGATAATGAGTATCATTTCAAGAACCGGATGAAGGCCTGTCAGAGGAATTGGGCTGAAGTTTTTGGAGACGAGGCAAACATGTTTGCCGTCTCTCCTAGCAACACCTATCAGAAA GAGCCTCATGGTTGGCTGGTTGATTTGGTGAATCGG TTTGGAGAGTTGGGAGGATTCACTGCCATCCAGACGAAGCTCAACACCGAGGAAATCGAGATTGCC TGTGTATCGGCTCTGGTCCAGCCTCTCGGAGTTTGTGCTGAATACCTAAACTCCAGCCTCGTCCAG CCGATGCTCGATCCAGTCATCCACAAGATGATCACATATGTACAGAACCTGGAGGAAAAGGACCTTAAAGACAAG CGTCTGGTGAGCATCCCTGACCTGCTGTCGGCCATCAAGCTGTTGTGTATGAGGTTCCAGAGGGAGCTGGTGGCTGTGGTGGACGACCTGCGGCTGGACACGCTGCTGCGCATGCTCAAAACCCCTCACTTCTCCACCAAGATGAACTCCCTCAAAGAG GTGACAAAGTTGATAGAAGAGAGCACAGTGGCTAAGACGGTGAAGAACGCCATCGACACAGATAAACTGCTAGACTGGCTCGTAGAGAACTCAGTCCTGTCAATAGCACTGGAAG GTAACATTGATCAGGCTCAATACTGTGAGAGGATTAAGGGAATCATTGAGCTGTTGGGGAGTAAACTGTCCCTGGATGAACTCTCTAAGATCTGGAGAATACAG GCAGGCCAATCTTCAACTGTGATAGAAAACATTCATACAAtaattgctgctgctgctgtgaagttCAGCTTCGACCAACTCACCCACCTCTTCGTCCTCATACAAAAG AGCTGGGAGATTGAGAGTGATCGTGTTAGGCAAAAGCTGCTCAGTCTCATCGGCCGGATAGGAAGAGAAGCTCGCTCTGAGACCACCACAGGGAAG GTGCTGGAGGTGCTGTGGGAGCTGGCTCACCTCCCCACCCTGCCTACCAGTCTGGTGCAGCAGGCTTTAGAGGAGCACCTGGGGATCCTGAGCGATGCCTACGCTGTCAAGGAGACCGTGAAACGCAGCTACATCATTAAATGTATTGAGGACATTAAGAAG GCTTCTCAGCAGAGCAGTCCTCAGACCGTCTGGGTCGTCCCCGCTCTCCGCCAGCTCCACGAGATCACGCGCTCTTTCATCAAGCAGACCTATCAGAAACAAGACAAG AGCATCATCCAGGACTTGAAGAAGAACTTTGAGATAGTGAAACTGATCACCGGGTCCCTCGTGTGCTGCCACCGACTTGCCGTGACGGCTGCGGGTAACAGCGGCCTCTCGGGTTCCACCCTCGTCGATGGACGATACACCTACCAGGag TATCTGGACAGCCACCTACGCTTCCTGGCCTTCTTCCTGCAGGAGGCCAGCCTCTACCTGGTCTGGAACAGAGCCAAGGAGCTCTGGGAGTGCCTGGTGTCGGGGCCAGATGTTTGTGAACTTGACCGTGAG atgtgttttGAGTGGTTCACCAAAGGACAACATGACCTGGAGAGTGAtgttcagcagcagctcttcaaGGAGAAGATCTTAAAACTTGAGCCGTATGAGATCACTATGAATG GTTTCAATCTATTTAAGACTTTCTTTGAAAATGTTAATCTTTGTGACCATCGACTGAAGCGCCAGGGAACTCAGCTG TGCGTTGAGCGCCTTGACCTGGTAGGGATGGATTTTATCTGGCGGATCGCCATGGAAACCCCTGATGAAGAGATAGCCAATGAAGCAATCCAGCTCATTATCACATATAGCTACACCAACCTCAATCCCAAGATGAAGAAG GATTCTGTTTCTTTGCACAAGAAGTTCATTGCTGATTGCTACAAGCGATTAGAG GCAGCCAGCTCGGCCCTGGGTGGGCCTACTTTGACACATGCTGTTACCAGGGCAACCAAGATGCTGACGGCCACTGCCATGCCGACTGTGGCCACGTCTGTACAATCACCATCCAGGTACAGAGGGGGGTTTGG GTCCACTAAGCTAGTGATAATTGAAAGGCTGCTGCTACTGGCTGAACGCTACGTCATCACTATAGAG gaTATGTACTCAGTTCCTCGCACTATTCTACCTCACGGGGCCTCGTTCAATGGGCACCCTGTCACTCTCCACATCACCTATgaatcaaccaaagacactTTCACCTTGGAG ACCCACAGTAATGAGACGGTAGGAAGTATCCGGTGGAAGATAGCTGAGCACTTAAGCTGTCCCGTGGATAATGTCCAGATTTTCGCCAATGACAGTGTG TTGACCATGAATCGGGACCAGAAGCTGTTGTCTCAGCTGGGCTTCAGTGATGAGCAGACACTGACTGTGAAGAGCTCAGGCACTGGGACTCCCTCTGGCAGCTCCGAGTCCTCAGCCTCTGCCTCTAGCAGTTCGAGCTCTGCTGTCTTCAACTCTGCCTATGCCTTGGAGCAG GAGAAGTCCCTGCCTGGGGTGGTGATGGCTTTGGTGTGCAATGTGTTTGAGATGCTTTACCAGCTCGCTAACCTAGACGAGACCAG GATCACTCTTCGTGTGAGaaagttgctgctgctgattccAACAGATCCTGAAGTGCAGGATGCTCTCGACAACTTCGTTCCCAAAGAATCCAGCGTCTGGAGCCACCAG AAGACACTCTTCACTCTTGGCCAAGGCACAGGCTCTCGTTCTCCATCCATGTCCTCcaagcagcagcatcagcctAGTGCCGCATCCATTTTGGAGTCCCTTTTCAGATCTTCTGCCCCTGGCATGTCTACGTTCAGAGTGCTGTACAATCTGGAG GTGTTGAGTTCAAAGCTCATGCCCACATCTGATGATGAGATGGCCAAAACCAGCAGCAAGTCCTTCTGTGAGAACTTCCTTAAAGCCGGAGGCCTCAG TCTGGTGGTGAATGTCATGCAGAGAGATTCCATCCCATCAGAAGTGGACTACGAGACCAGACAAGGGGTCTATTCCATCTGTCTCCAGTTAGCCAG GTTCCTCCTGGTTGGTCAGAGCATGCCTGCAGCGCTGGATGACGACGTGATCAGGGACGGCGAGGCCCTGTCGTCCCGTCCATTCCGTAACGCTGGACGGGCCGGGCGACAGCTGTCTCTCTGCGGAACTCCTGAGAAGTCCTCCTACAGACAAATGTCTCTGTCTGAGCGCTCATCCATAAGAGTCGAGGAGATCATCCCCGCTGCTCGTGTGGCCATCCAG ACTATGGAGGTGGGTGACTTCACCTCTactgtggcctgtttcatgcgCCTGACCTGGGCGGCTGCAGCAGGTCGTCTGGATCTAGTTGGCAgcccgcagccaatcagagagactCACAGCTCACTTCTGCTGCAGGGAGTCCGCACCAGAGTCAGCAGTACTG gAAGTAACTGCAGCTCCAGCAGTGAAGGTGAAACTGCGCCAACAGCTTTGCATGCAGGTATATGTGTGAGACAGCAGAGTGTCTCCATCAAAGACGCCATCATCGCCCGTGAGGCTTTGTCGCTGCTGGTCACCTGCCTGCAGTTGCGCTGTCAGCAGCTGT GTTCTTTTTACAACCTTCCTGCCGTCAGCGATTTCATCATTGATGTCTTGCTGGGATCCCCCAGTGGAGAG ATCCGCCGTGTGGCTTGTGATCAGCTGTACACTCTGAGCCAGTCTGACACTTCAGCCTTCCCTGAAGTCCAGAAACCCAACTTGTTCCTCCTTTCGGTCATTCTGACGGCTCAGCTGCCATTATGGAGTCCCACGTCTGTCATGAGAGGGGTCAACCAAAG GTTGCTGTCTCAGTGCACAGAGTACTTTGACCTAAGGTGCCAACTTCTGGACGACCTAACCA CATCAGAGATGGAGGTGTTAAAAGTGAGTGCAGCCACCATGTTGGAGGACGAGATTTCTTGGCTCGACAACTTTGAACCGAGCTGGAGCTCCGAGATGGAGACCAGCGAGGCGGATAACATCCTCCTAGCAGGGCACCTCAGACTCATCAAGACCTTGCTCTCGCTCTGTGGAAGTGAAAAAGAACATCTCGGTGGGAACACCCAAA GCCCATCTCTCATCCAGCAGTTGTTGGATGACTTCCTGTTCCGAGCCTCACGCATCATCATCAACAGTTCCAACCCTACACCGTCCCCGGCACCGAGCCACGACTTCCACCCCAA GTGCAGCACAGCCAGCAGCAGACTGGCGGCCTACGAGGTGCTGGTGATGCTGGCAGACAGCTCTCTGTCAAATCTTCGCCTCATCACCAAGGAGTTACTGTCCATGCACCACCAGTCTGACCCTTCCATCTGCAAGGAGTTTGAT TATCTACCTCCTGTAGAGAGCCGCTCGGTCTCTGGTTTTGTTGGGTTGAAGAATGGTGGAGCTACGTGCTACATGAATGCTGTGTTCCAGCAGCTTTACATGCAGCCTGGTTTACCAGAG GCTTTCCTATCCATCGAGGATGACACAGACCAGCCAGAAGAGAGTGTCTTCTATCAGGTCCAGTCTTTGTTTGGTCACCTGATGGAGAGCAAACTGCAGTACTATGTACCTGAGAACTTCTGGAAG ATCTTCAAGATGTGGAACAAAGAGCTGTACGTAAGAGAGCAGCAGGATGCGTACGAGTTCTTCACAAGCCTGGTGGACCAACTTGATGAACATCTGAAG AAAATGGGTCGAGAACAgattttcaaaaacacatttcagggGATCTTCTCGGACCAGAAGATTTGTAAAGACTGTCCTCATCG GTACGAGCGTGAAGAAACATTCATGGCGTTGAACCTTGGTGTGACTTCTTGTCAGAGTTTGGAGATCTCATTAGACCAGTTTGTGAGAGGAGAGGTGCTGGAGGGCAGCAATGCCTACTACTGTGAGAAGTGCAAGGAGAAG AGGACCACAGTGAAGAGGACCTGTATTAAATCCCTGCCCAGTGTTCTCTGCATTCACCTCATGCGCTTTGGCTTCGACTGGGAAAGCGGACGCTCCATCAAATACGATGAGCAGATTAGG TTCCCCTGGGTGTTGAACATGGAGCCCTACACCGTCTCTGGGATGGCTCGTCAGGACTGCagcggagagggaggagaggggcgAGGCGACGGGACCTCAGGAGGGTCACCAAGGAAGAAAGTCACAATTTCCGAGAACTATGAACTTGTGGGAGTTGTCGTTCACAGTGGTCAGGCGCATGCCGGACACTACTACTCCTTCATTAAAGACAGACG TGGTAGCGCCCGTGGACGTTGGTACAAGTTCAACGACAacgtggtggaggagtttgacATGAACGATGAAACTCTGGAGTACGAGTGCTTTGGTGGAGAGTATCGTCCCAAAGTCTACGACCAGT CCAACCCATACCCTGACGTGAGGAGGAGGTACTGGAACGCCTACATGCTGTTTTATCAGAAGATCAGTGACCAGAACTCACCTGTCCTGCCCAAGAAAAGCAGAGTCAGCATCATGAGGCAGGAGGCGGAGGACCTCACACT gTCTGCCCCGTCTTCTCCTGACGTTTCCCCGCAGTCCTCTCCTCGCCCCCCGAGAGCCAACAACGACcgcctcaccctcctcacccgcCTGGTCCGCaagggagagaagaaggggCTGTTTGTAGAGAAGATGCCCGCTAGCATCTATCAG ATGGTGAGAGACGAGAATCTGAAGTTCATGAGGAACAGAGACGTCTACAACAGCGACTACTTCAACTTCACCCTCTCCCTGGCTTCAGTCAACgcg ACGAAGCTGAAGCATCCAGACTACCAGCCTATGGCCAAAGAGAGTCTCCAGCTGGCTGTTCACTTTCTCTTCCACACATACCTGCACACCAAAAAGAAGCTCAG GGTGGACACAGAAGAGTGGATGGCGACGGTGGAGGTGTTGCTGTCTAAGAGCAGCGAGGCTTGCCAGTGGATGGTGCAGTACCTGGTGGGACCAGAGGGTCGAGAAATCACCAG GGTTTGTCTGTTGGAGTGCAGCGTGAGGGAGGTGAGGGTGGTGGTTGCATCCATTCTTGAAAGGACTCTGGAGAGCGCGCTTCACTTTGGAGACCCGGGACTGGACGGCTTGACCGATGCCCTGCTGTCCTTACTGGACAAAGATGTTCCTGAGAATGTGAAGAACTGCGCACAGTACTTCAGCCTCTTCAGTAACTTCACTCAGAGG gGCTGCGGTCCTTGTCAGTTGTTATTAAAACACTCAGCTTATCGTCGGATGCTCATCTTTCTGTTGGGAGCCAACAGGCAGAACAACCAG AACCGCCGATGGAGTCCTGCTCAGGCTCGGGAGTTTCTTCACCTCCACAGCACTCTGGCTCTCATCACACTGCACTCTGACCTCAGCCCCCAGCAGACACAGG CTCCAGGAGGGTTTAAGCTGCACGTGAGTAGCATCCCATCCTCCacctctctgcttcctctccacGCTGACATCTTGGCCTCTCTCTTCACTCCAGAGGGACAGCCTTACCTTCTTGAG GTGATGTTTGCCATGCGTGAGTTGTCCGGCCCACTGTCTCTCCTGATTGAAATGGTGACCTACTGCTCGTACTGTAATGAGCCCTTCTCCCTGGGAGTGCTGCAGTTACTCAAG ACCCAGCTGGAGACGGCTCCACCTCATGAGCTGAAGAACATTTTTCAGATGTTGCAGGAGCTTCTG ATAATGGAAGACCCTCTGCAATCCCAGAGACTCAAGTATGCATTTGAGTCGGAGAAAGGCTTGTTAG CTTTGATGCACCAGAGCAACAACGTGGACAGCAGACGCTGCTACCAGTGTGTCAAGTTCCTGGTCACATTAGCTCAGAA GTGTCCTCCAGCCAAGGATTACTTCAAGGACTTGTCTGGTCATTGGAGCTGGGCAGTGCAGTGGCTCCAGAAAAAG ATGACAGAACATTACTGGACCCCACAGAGCAACGTCTCCAATGAGACATCCACCAATAAAACCTTCCAGCGCACCATTTCTGCACAG GATACCTTGGCCTATGCCACAGCATTGTTAAATGAGAAGGAGCAGTCTGGCAGCAGTAATGGCTCCGACGGCAGCCCAGCAAATGAAAACGCGGACCGCAGCCTCCGACAG GGGTCCGAGTCTCCCATGATGCTCGGTGATTCAAAGAGCGATCTAGAAGACGTGGACTCCTAG